One genomic region from Streptomyces sp. NBC_00582 encodes:
- a CDS encoding 3-oxoacyl-[acyl-carrier-protein] synthase III C-terminal domain-containing protein, with translation MLSGTPTLDAVEIFLPDRTTTVEERAEAFGLSPAQVHLFRSIHGLDQLRYDPELSLYDLVLPPARKVLAGVDPGAVRYVVYPHAVPHTGPSTVDPVQEMLTMLGLEHATAFALTQQNCAGTVSAIDVAGRLLQADGDPEAKALVLTGEKIFTRDLQIIFNSCVIGEAAGACLLSWNGPGDPVRSFAVRTFGEYAAGVEMTAEQHRVAGEQRPGVMAELVREAVESAGCTFDDIDIVIPTHPNRTFWGGIVQELGWPPDKLYLENIPRYSHCLTADLMVNYVTLRDEGRLVPGRTYLFLATGIGSTFTAMVFTATTRTEGR, from the coding sequence ATGCTGAGCGGCACGCCCACCCTGGACGCCGTCGAGATCTTCCTGCCGGACCGCACGACCACCGTGGAGGAACGGGCCGAGGCCTTCGGCCTGAGTCCGGCCCAGGTCCATCTGTTCCGCAGCATCCACGGCCTCGACCAATTGCGGTACGACCCCGAGCTGAGCCTGTACGACCTGGTGCTGCCGCCCGCGCGGAAGGTGCTCGCGGGCGTCGACCCCGGTGCGGTGCGGTACGTGGTGTATCCGCACGCCGTACCGCACACGGGCCCGTCCACGGTGGACCCGGTGCAGGAGATGCTCACGATGCTCGGTCTGGAGCACGCCACGGCCTTCGCGCTGACCCAGCAGAACTGCGCCGGCACGGTCTCGGCCATCGACGTCGCCGGGCGGCTGCTCCAGGCCGACGGCGATCCGGAGGCGAAGGCGCTGGTGCTGACCGGCGAGAAGATCTTCACCCGGGACCTCCAGATCATCTTCAACTCCTGTGTCATCGGCGAGGCGGCGGGCGCCTGTCTGCTGTCGTGGAACGGACCCGGCGACCCGGTGCGCTCGTTCGCGGTGCGGACCTTCGGCGAGTACGCCGCCGGTGTCGAGATGACGGCGGAGCAGCACCGGGTGGCGGGCGAGCAGCGCCCCGGCGTCATGGCCGAACTGGTCCGGGAGGCGGTCGAGTCGGCCGGGTGCACCTTCGACGACATCGACATCGTGATCCCCACACATCCCAACCGCACGTTCTGGGGCGGGATCGTCCAGGAGCTGGGCTGGCCGCCGGACAAGCTCTACCTGGAGAACATCCCCCGCTACAGCCACTGTCTGACGGCCGATCTGATGGTCAACTACGTCACGCTGCGGGACGAGGGCCGTCTGGTGCCGGGCCGCACCTATCTGTTCCTGGCCACGGGGATCGGCTCGACGTTCACCGCCATGGTCTTCACCGCGACAACGCGAACGGAGGGCCGGTAA
- a CDS encoding NAD-dependent epimerase/dehydratase family protein, with protein MSAGRATAGTVVGRGFLARNLAPVAERHPETVILAAGVSLASTTAPREFAREAELLDETIDACRASGRRLLFFSTASTGMYGTCDGPGLEDAPAVPSTPYARHKLALEQRLRASGADHLVLRLSHVVGPGQPSHQLLPTLVRQLREGLVRVHLRATRDLIGVADVVTVVDRLLALDLRDTVVNVASGTAVPVAAVVDFLEERLGLVCRREFQDTGSGCTVGVDRLRRLVPEVALGFGPHYYRGVLDGYAASLALEHHRTER; from the coding sequence ATGAGCGCGGGCCGGGCGACGGCGGGCACCGTGGTGGGGCGGGGCTTCCTCGCCCGCAACCTGGCCCCGGTCGCCGAACGCCACCCGGAGACGGTGATCCTGGCCGCCGGGGTCTCCCTGGCGAGCACGACGGCACCGCGGGAGTTCGCCCGGGAGGCGGAGCTCCTGGACGAGACGATCGACGCGTGCCGCGCCTCCGGCCGGCGTCTGCTGTTCTTCTCCACGGCTTCCACCGGCATGTACGGCACCTGCGACGGCCCGGGCCTGGAGGACGCGCCGGCCGTTCCGAGCACCCCGTACGCGCGCCACAAACTCGCCCTGGAGCAGCGGCTGCGCGCCTCCGGGGCCGACCACCTGGTGCTGCGGCTGAGCCATGTGGTCGGGCCGGGGCAGCCGTCGCACCAGCTGCTGCCGACGCTGGTGCGGCAGCTGCGCGAGGGTCTGGTGCGGGTCCATCTGCGCGCCACCCGGGACCTGATCGGCGTGGCCGACGTGGTCACCGTCGTCGACCGGCTGCTGGCGCTGGACCTGCGGGACACGGTCGTCAACGTGGCGTCGGGCACGGCCGTGCCGGTCGCGGCCGTCGTCGACTTCCTCGAAGAGCGGCTCGGGCTGGTCTGCCGGCGGGAGTTCCAGGACACCGGGTCGGGGTGCACGGTCGGCGTCGACCGGCTGCGCCGCCTCGTCCCCGAGGTGGCCCTGGGGTTCGGGCCGCACTACTACCGCGGCGTGCTGGACGGTTACGCGGCCTCCCTGGCCCTGGAACACCACCGAACGGAGAGGTAG
- a CDS encoding NDP-hexose 2,3-dehydratase family protein: MTRHTASPVLVLPRPRDDAELPGRLARSAATTKGEDLRLEDIPGWLADRRRAHRFEVERIPFTRLDAWSFDPGTGDLGHRSGRFFTVRGLRARVGGASAAEWQQPVIEQPEVGILGILAKEFGGVLHFLMQAKMEPGNPNLLQLSPTVQATRSNYTRVHRGAPVRYLEHFLRPERVVADTLQSEHGSWFYRKANRNLIVETDGAVEPHEDFRWLTLGQIHALLRQDNLVNMDSRTVLSCLPVPAPAREALHSDTELLSWITGERSRHDVAAELIPLTRVRGWVREETRIRHEHERYFDVVAVAVRAGNREVTSWTQPLFAPRGLGVTAFLTRRIGGVPHYLAHARVEGGFLDTVELGPTVQCGPGNVAHLPPERRPRFLDTVLSAGPERIRYSAVHSEEGGRFLAAESRYLVVEATEDEAPLVPPEGFRWVTAGQLTWLVRHAHYINVQARTLLACLYAMDTGEEPSC, from the coding sequence ATGACCCGGCACACGGCGAGCCCCGTGCTCGTCCTACCGCGCCCGAGGGACGACGCCGAACTGCCCGGCCGGCTCGCCCGGTCCGCCGCCACCACCAAGGGCGAGGACCTCCGTCTCGAGGACATCCCCGGCTGGCTGGCCGACCGCAGGCGCGCGCACCGCTTCGAGGTGGAGCGCATCCCCTTCACCCGGCTCGACGCCTGGTCGTTCGACCCGGGCACGGGCGACCTCGGGCACCGCAGCGGACGGTTCTTCACGGTCCGGGGGCTCAGGGCCCGGGTCGGCGGCGCGTCGGCGGCCGAGTGGCAGCAGCCCGTGATCGAGCAGCCCGAGGTGGGCATCCTCGGCATCCTCGCCAAGGAGTTCGGCGGGGTGCTGCACTTCCTGATGCAGGCCAAGATGGAGCCGGGCAACCCCAACCTCCTCCAGCTCTCCCCCACCGTGCAGGCCACCCGCAGCAACTACACCCGGGTGCACCGGGGGGCGCCCGTGCGGTACCTGGAGCACTTCCTGCGGCCCGAGCGGGTCGTCGCCGACACGCTCCAGTCGGAGCACGGCTCCTGGTTCTACCGCAAGGCCAACCGCAACCTGATCGTGGAGACGGACGGCGCGGTGGAGCCGCACGAGGACTTCCGCTGGCTGACGCTGGGACAGATCCACGCCCTGCTGCGCCAGGACAACCTGGTCAACATGGACTCCCGGACCGTGCTGTCCTGCCTGCCCGTCCCGGCTCCCGCACGGGAGGCGCTGCACTCCGACACCGAGCTGCTGTCCTGGATCACCGGGGAGCGGTCACGGCACGACGTGGCGGCCGAGCTGATCCCGCTGACGCGGGTGCGGGGCTGGGTGCGGGAGGAGACCCGGATCCGGCACGAGCACGAGCGGTACTTCGACGTCGTGGCCGTGGCGGTGCGGGCGGGCAACCGCGAGGTCACCTCGTGGACGCAGCCGTTGTTCGCACCGCGCGGCCTCGGCGTCACCGCGTTCCTGACCCGGCGCATCGGCGGAGTGCCGCACTATCTGGCGCACGCCAGGGTGGAGGGCGGGTTCCTGGACACCGTGGAACTGGGGCCGACCGTGCAGTGCGGGCCCGGCAACGTCGCCCATCTGCCGCCCGAGCGACGGCCGCGCTTCCTCGACACGGTGCTGTCCGCGGGGCCGGAGCGGATCCGCTACAGCGCCGTGCACTCGGAGGAGGGCGGGCGTTTCCTGGCCGCCGAGAGCCGCTACCTGGTGGTGGAGGCGACGGAGGACGAGGCCCCGCTGGTTCCGCCGGAGGGTTTCCGCTGGGTGACGGCGGGCCAGCTGACCTGGCTGGTCCGGCACGCCCACTACATCAACGTCCAGGCACGCACGCTGCTGGCCTGCCTGTACGCCATGGACACCGGAGAGGAGCCGTCATGCTGA
- a CDS encoding glycosyltransferase, with the protein MRILFVAGGSAATVFALAPLATAARGAGHEVVMAAVGDIVPVVAGVGLPGVSMTSSPIRDFIYRDRDGAPVTPPTDPEDQPAFTGRWFGRMAAATLGPLTDLARDWRPDLVVGGTMMYAAGLLARQWGVPYVRHAWDAVEATRIDPGGEDELRPELERLGLSGLPAPDLFIDVCPPSLRPPDAAPAHPMACRPANTQRALEPWMYTRGGRPRVCVTAGSRVANDDGTAYLREAYVFLRDLALDVTALDAEVVIAAPESVAADLRAELPDVRAGWVPLDVVLRTCDLLVGHAGGVTTLTAMEAGVPQLLLPQWGILGPPTRRLADYGAAVTLQPGEADRARLAESCRALLTESSYTERAKALAQEISEMPPPAELVGVLEKL; encoded by the coding sequence ATGAGGATCCTCTTCGTCGCCGGAGGGAGCGCGGCCACCGTGTTCGCGCTGGCCCCGCTCGCCACCGCGGCCCGGGGGGCCGGGCACGAGGTCGTCATGGCCGCTGTCGGGGACATCGTGCCGGTGGTCGCCGGGGTCGGCCTGCCCGGCGTCTCCATGACGTCCTCCCCGATCCGTGACTTCATCTACCGGGACCGGGACGGCGCACCCGTGACACCGCCGACCGACCCCGAGGACCAACCGGCCTTCACCGGACGCTGGTTCGGACGGATGGCGGCCGCCACCCTCGGCCCGCTGACCGACCTCGCGCGCGACTGGCGGCCCGACCTGGTCGTCGGCGGCACCATGATGTACGCCGCCGGCCTGCTCGCCCGCCAGTGGGGCGTGCCCTATGTGCGCCACGCCTGGGACGCGGTCGAGGCCACCCGGATCGATCCCGGCGGCGAGGACGAACTCCGTCCGGAACTGGAGCGGCTGGGCCTGTCCGGGCTGCCCGCGCCGGACCTGTTCATCGACGTCTGCCCGCCCAGCCTCCGGCCCCCGGACGCGGCGCCCGCCCATCCGATGGCCTGCCGGCCCGCCAACACCCAGCGCGCTCTGGAGCCGTGGATGTACACGCGGGGCGGCCGGCCCCGGGTGTGCGTCACGGCCGGCAGCCGGGTCGCCAACGACGACGGCACGGCGTACCTGCGCGAGGCCTATGTGTTCCTGCGCGATCTGGCGCTCGACGTGACGGCACTGGACGCGGAGGTGGTGATCGCCGCGCCGGAGAGCGTGGCCGCCGACCTGCGGGCCGAGCTGCCGGACGTCCGCGCGGGCTGGGTCCCCCTGGACGTGGTCCTGCGCACCTGCGACCTGCTGGTGGGCCATGCCGGCGGGGTCACCACCCTCACCGCGATGGAGGCGGGCGTCCCGCAGCTGCTGCTGCCCCAGTGGGGCATCCTCGGCCCTCCGACACGGCGGCTGGCCGACTACGGCGCGGCCGTCACCCTTCAGCCCGGCGAGGCCGACCGGGCGCGGCTCGCGGAGTCCTGCCGCGCGCTGCTCACCGAGTCCTCCTACACCGAGCGGGCGAAGGCCCTGGCCCAGGAGATCTCCGAGATGCCGCCGCCGGCCGAACTGGTCGGCGTACTCGAGAAGTTGTGA
- a CDS encoding Gfo/Idh/MocA family protein, producing MRSPVRIGVLGCADIARRRMLPALAAVEDTEIAAVASRDVETAARTAMPYGCRVVADYAELVTLPDVEAVYVPLPVALHAPWVEAALRAGKHVLAEKPLTTDPERSRALFALARRSGLVLWENVMFVHHAQHTAVRRLVADGVIGELRSFHAAFAVPRRPDGDIRLVPELGGGALWDVGVYPVRAAVHFLGAGLRVAGAVLTRDRYGREVDTAGGVLLRTADGVVAHLEFGLDHAYGSSYTLWGSEGRVTVEHAFTPPAGHRPVLRVVDRTGPREIVLEPDDQVANTVRGFARAVRAAGSGSRPLPVGRAEEASLLQADLLAEVLHRAGLGLAPARPSLSGTEYS from the coding sequence GTGCGGTCCCCCGTCCGCATCGGCGTCCTGGGCTGCGCGGACATCGCGCGCCGCCGGATGCTGCCCGCCCTGGCGGCGGTCGAGGACACGGAGATCGCCGCCGTCGCCAGCCGCGACGTGGAGACGGCGGCGCGGACCGCGATGCCGTACGGCTGCCGGGTGGTGGCCGACTACGCGGAGCTGGTCACGCTGCCGGACGTCGAGGCGGTGTACGTCCCGCTGCCCGTGGCACTGCACGCCCCGTGGGTGGAGGCGGCCCTGCGCGCGGGCAAGCACGTCCTCGCGGAGAAGCCGCTGACCACCGATCCGGAGCGCAGCCGCGCCCTGTTCGCGCTGGCGCGCCGGAGCGGGCTGGTGCTGTGGGAGAACGTGATGTTCGTCCACCACGCGCAGCACACGGCCGTGCGCCGGCTGGTGGCCGACGGTGTGATCGGTGAACTGCGCTCCTTCCACGCGGCGTTCGCGGTGCCCCGCCGCCCCGACGGTGACATCCGGCTCGTCCCGGAGCTGGGCGGCGGCGCGCTGTGGGACGTCGGCGTGTACCCGGTACGGGCCGCCGTCCACTTCCTGGGGGCCGGGCTGCGTGTCGCGGGGGCGGTGCTGACCCGGGACCGGTACGGGCGGGAGGTGGACACCGCCGGCGGTGTGCTGCTGCGCACCGCGGACGGCGTCGTCGCCCACCTGGAGTTCGGCCTGGACCACGCCTACGGCTCGTCGTACACGCTCTGGGGCAGTGAGGGCCGCGTCACGGTGGAGCACGCGTTCACCCCGCCGGCCGGCCACCGCCCGGTGCTGCGCGTCGTGGACCGGACCGGGCCCCGGGAGATCGTCCTCGAACCGGACGACCAGGTGGCCAACACCGTGCGGGGGTTCGCCCGCGCCGTGCGCGCGGCCGGCTCCGGTTCGCGTCCCCTGCCGGTCGGCCGGGCCGAGGAGGCCTCGCTGCTCCAGGCGGACCTGCTGGCCGAGGTGCTGCACCGCGCCGGTCTCGGGCTCGCGCCCGCCCGTCCATCCCTTTCCGGAACGGAGTACTCATGA
- a CDS encoding acyl-CoA carboxylase subunit beta → MSAPPTELHHRIAELAALKQSVLDGPGERATAAQRAKGKLTVRERIDLLLDEGSFTEVEGFRRHRATGFGLETKRPYTDGVVTGWGTVNGRTVFVYAHDFRIFGGALGEAHAAKIHKIMDMALAAGAPLVSLNDGAGARIQEGVGALAGYGGIFQRNTRASGVIPQISVMLGPCAGGAAYSPALTDFVFMVRETSQMFITGPDVVKAVTGEEITQNGLGGADVHSSTSGVAHFAHADEQSCLEDVRHLLSLLPQNNREHPASVPSDDPPDRRCETLADLVPLDGGTPYDMRRVIEEIVDDGDCFEVHERWAGNLICALARMGGQVVGIVANQPQSMAGVLDIDTSEKGARFVQMCDAFNIPLVTLLDVPGFLPGVAQEHNGIIRRGAKLLYAYCNATVPRVSLILRKAYGGAYIVMDSRSIGADLTFAWPSNEIAVMGAEGAANVIFRRQIAEADDPDAVRAEMVKAYRSELMHPYYAAERGLVDDVIEPAATREVLIRALTMLADKHAELPSRKHGNPPQ, encoded by the coding sequence ATGAGCGCGCCCCCGACGGAGCTGCACCACCGGATCGCGGAACTGGCGGCGTTGAAGCAGTCGGTCCTGGACGGGCCCGGGGAACGGGCGACGGCGGCCCAGCGGGCCAAGGGCAAGCTGACCGTGCGCGAGCGGATCGACCTGCTGCTCGACGAGGGCTCCTTCACCGAGGTGGAGGGCTTTCGCCGGCACCGCGCGACCGGGTTCGGGCTGGAGACGAAGAGGCCGTACACCGACGGGGTGGTGACCGGCTGGGGCACGGTGAACGGCCGGACGGTCTTCGTCTACGCCCACGACTTCCGTATCTTCGGCGGCGCGCTCGGCGAGGCGCACGCCGCGAAGATCCACAAGATCATGGACATGGCCCTCGCGGCGGGCGCGCCGCTCGTGTCCCTCAACGACGGTGCGGGAGCGCGCATCCAGGAGGGGGTCGGCGCGCTCGCCGGCTACGGCGGGATCTTCCAGCGCAACACCCGGGCCTCCGGGGTGATCCCGCAGATCAGCGTGATGCTCGGTCCCTGCGCGGGTGGCGCGGCCTACAGTCCGGCGCTGACGGACTTCGTGTTCATGGTCCGTGAGACGTCCCAGATGTTCATCACCGGGCCCGACGTGGTGAAGGCGGTGACCGGCGAGGAGATCACGCAGAACGGGCTGGGCGGCGCCGATGTGCACAGCTCGACCTCGGGCGTGGCGCATTTCGCGCACGCGGACGAGCAGTCCTGCCTGGAGGACGTGCGCCATCTGCTGTCGCTGCTGCCGCAGAACAACCGCGAGCATCCGGCGTCCGTCCCCAGCGACGACCCGCCGGACCGGCGCTGCGAGACGCTGGCCGACCTGGTCCCGCTGGACGGCGGCACGCCCTACGACATGCGCCGGGTCATCGAGGAGATCGTCGACGACGGCGACTGCTTCGAGGTCCACGAGCGCTGGGCGGGCAATCTGATCTGCGCGCTGGCGCGGATGGGCGGCCAGGTGGTCGGGATCGTGGCCAACCAGCCGCAGTCCATGGCCGGGGTGCTGGACATCGACACCTCGGAGAAGGGCGCCCGCTTCGTCCAGATGTGCGATGCCTTCAACATTCCGCTCGTCACACTGCTGGACGTCCCCGGGTTCCTGCCCGGCGTGGCCCAGGAGCACAACGGCATCATCCGGCGGGGCGCGAAGCTGCTGTACGCCTACTGCAACGCCACGGTGCCGCGTGTCTCCCTGATCCTGCGCAAGGCGTACGGCGGCGCGTACATCGTCATGGACTCCCGGTCCATCGGCGCCGACCTCACCTTCGCCTGGCCGAGCAACGAGATCGCCGTGATGGGCGCGGAGGGCGCGGCCAACGTGATCTTCCGTCGGCAGATCGCGGAGGCGGACGACCCCGACGCCGTACGGGCGGAGATGGTCAAGGCGTACCGGTCCGAGCTGATGCACCCCTACTACGCGGCCGAACGCGGGCTGGTGGACGACGTCATCGAGCCGGCGGCCACCCGTGAGGTGCTGATCCGCGCGCTGACGATGCTGGCCGACAAGCACGCCGAGCTGCCGTCCCGAAAGCACGGAAATCCGCCGCAGTGA
- a CDS encoding phosphopantetheine-binding protein: MPVIDAATRTLVKNIVCDILEVEPEEVTETSLLAEEHDADSLRSIEILASIEVALQVSIEQAEMKRMVNLEGIYEVLSEAKAKAGSKTR; encoded by the coding sequence GTGCCCGTCATCGACGCAGCGACCCGCACGCTCGTGAAGAACATCGTCTGCGACATTCTGGAGGTGGAACCCGAGGAGGTCACGGAGACCAGCCTGCTGGCCGAGGAGCACGACGCCGACTCCCTGCGGTCCATAGAGATCCTGGCCTCCATCGAGGTGGCCCTCCAGGTCTCCATCGAGCAGGCGGAGATGAAGCGCATGGTGAACCTCGAAGGAATCTACGAGGTGCTGTCCGAGGCGAAGGCGAAGGCCGGCTCGAAGACCCGGTAG
- the rfbB gene encoding dTDP-glucose 4,6-dehydratase, with amino-acid sequence MRILVTGGAGFIGSAYVRRLLEGMYPGTEGVRVTVVDKLTYAGNRASLPAAHDRLDFVQGDICDLPLLLDVLPGHDAVVHFAAESHVDRSLLSAAEFVRTNVSGTQSLLDACRATGVPRMVHVSTDEVYGSIAEGSWTEESPLLPNSPYAASKAASDLMARAAWRTHGLHVSVTRCSNNYGPRQHPEKVVPLFVTNLMEGRPVPLYGDGGNVREWLHVDDHCRALHTVLTGGGAGEVYNIGGGSELTNLALTERLLDLCGGDRSMIRRVADRKGHDLRYSLDAGKIREELGFVPRIGIDVGLAATVAWYRDNPDWWKAVKDRARSAS; translated from the coding sequence ATGAGGATCCTCGTCACGGGCGGGGCGGGCTTCATCGGCTCGGCCTACGTCCGCCGCCTGCTGGAGGGCATGTACCCGGGGACCGAGGGCGTCCGGGTCACGGTGGTCGACAAGCTGACGTACGCGGGCAACCGCGCGAGCCTGCCCGCCGCCCACGACCGCCTCGACTTCGTCCAGGGCGACATCTGCGACCTGCCGCTGCTGCTCGACGTCCTGCCCGGCCACGACGCGGTGGTGCACTTCGCCGCGGAGTCCCACGTCGACCGGTCGCTGCTGTCCGCGGCGGAGTTCGTCCGTACGAACGTGTCGGGCACGCAGAGCCTGCTCGACGCGTGCCGGGCCACGGGTGTGCCGCGGATGGTGCACGTGTCCACGGACGAGGTGTACGGCTCCATCGCCGAGGGCTCGTGGACCGAGGAGAGCCCCCTGCTGCCCAACTCGCCCTACGCCGCTTCCAAGGCGGCCTCCGATCTGATGGCCCGCGCCGCCTGGCGCACACACGGACTGCATGTGTCCGTGACCCGCTGCTCCAACAACTACGGCCCCCGCCAGCACCCGGAGAAGGTCGTCCCGCTGTTCGTCACGAACCTCATGGAGGGCCGCCCGGTCCCGCTGTACGGGGACGGCGGCAACGTGCGCGAGTGGCTGCACGTGGACGACCACTGCCGGGCCCTGCACACGGTGCTCACCGGAGGCGGCGCCGGGGAGGTCTACAACATCGGCGGCGGCAGCGAGCTGACGAACCTGGCCCTCACCGAGCGGCTGCTCGACCTGTGCGGCGGCGACCGGTCGATGATCCGGCGGGTCGCCGACCGCAAGGGCCACGACCTGCGCTACTCCCTCGACGCCGGGAAGATCCGCGAGGAGCTGGGCTTCGTGCCGCGCATCGGCATCGATGTGGGCCTCGCGGCCACGGTCGCCTGGTACCGCGACAACCCGGACTGGTGGAAGGCCGTCAAGGACCGTGCGAGGTCGGCTTCATGA
- a CDS encoding glucose-1-phosphate thymidylyltransferase, with amino-acid sequence MKALVLSGGAGTRLRPFSHSMPKQLIPVANKPVLEHVLENIVAIGVTDIGVVVGDWEPEITAALGDGSRLGARLTYLRQDKPRGLAHCVSVARDFLGEDDFVMYLGDCMLVGGVAEAAEEFARVRPAAHVVVHKVADPSAFGVVELNPDATVRRLVEKPRQARSDLALTGVYFFTPDIHRAIAAIEPSDRGELEITDAIQWLVTDGAEVRAGRYHGYWKDTGRIDDVLECNRKLLDGLVRRIDGEVDEASELSGAVVVEPGAVVARSRIEGPVIIGAGTRVEDCVIGPHTSAGRDCALTGSRLDYSIVLDGAEIHRVGRLHGSVIGRFAVVGPVTDDGDRQRLVIGDHSHVQVAG; translated from the coding sequence ATGAAAGCCCTGGTGCTGTCGGGCGGGGCGGGCACCCGCCTGCGACCGTTCAGCCACTCCATGCCCAAGCAGCTCATCCCGGTCGCCAACAAGCCGGTCCTCGAACACGTCCTGGAGAACATCGTCGCGATCGGCGTCACCGACATCGGGGTCGTCGTCGGCGACTGGGAGCCCGAGATCACCGCGGCGCTCGGCGACGGCTCGCGGCTGGGCGCGCGGCTGACCTATCTGCGGCAGGACAAGCCGCGCGGGCTGGCCCACTGCGTGTCCGTCGCCCGGGACTTCCTCGGCGAGGACGACTTCGTGATGTACCTCGGCGACTGCATGCTCGTCGGGGGCGTGGCGGAGGCGGCCGAGGAGTTCGCTCGGGTGCGTCCCGCCGCGCATGTCGTCGTGCACAAGGTGGCGGATCCGTCCGCCTTCGGGGTGGTGGAGCTGAACCCCGACGCGACGGTGCGCCGGCTGGTGGAGAAGCCCCGGCAGGCGCGCAGCGACCTCGCCCTGACCGGCGTGTACTTCTTCACGCCCGACATCCACCGGGCGATCGCCGCGATCGAGCCCAGTGACCGGGGCGAGCTGGAGATCACCGACGCGATCCAGTGGCTGGTGACCGACGGGGCCGAGGTGCGGGCCGGCCGGTACCACGGCTACTGGAAGGACACCGGCCGCATCGACGACGTCCTGGAGTGCAACCGCAAGCTCCTCGACGGCCTGGTCCGGCGGATCGACGGCGAGGTGGACGAGGCCAGCGAACTGAGCGGGGCGGTCGTCGTGGAGCCGGGCGCCGTGGTGGCGCGGTCCAGGATCGAGGGTCCGGTGATCATCGGGGCGGGGACCCGGGTGGAGGACTGCGTGATCGGTCCGCACACCTCGGCGGGCCGCGACTGCGCGCTGACCGGCTCGCGCCTCGACTACTCGATCGTGCTGGACGGCGCGGAGATCCACCGCGTCGGCAGGCTGCACGGATCGGTCATCGGACGCTTCGCGGTGGTCGGCCCGGTCACGGACGACGGCGACCGCCAGCGGCTGGTGATCGGTGACCACAGCCACGTCCAGGTGGCGGGGTAG
- a CDS encoding beta-ketoacyl-[acyl-carrier-protein] synthase family protein, with product MNSALSRADRRPASQRVVITGLGVFSSIGTGVAEFTEGLRVGRSRVAPITAFDTTGFEYANGCEVAAFEPEKWIHHTPVETLGRATQFSVAAARMAVEDAGLTDADLRGLRGQISIGTTDGESRDADTLVAQRITGDSTAVNRALARRLGVQGLSAAVAREFSLTDVEALTLGTACSAGNYSVGNGFDAIRVGDADFALCGGADAVCLKNFVSFYRLGTVAPDVCRPFDKDRRGLLNSEGAGVVMLESLESALARDARIYAEVLGYGLSCDAHHPAVPDQSSVARCMTSALENAGVAPHEVDLISAHGTGTRANDTTESRAIREVYDDLPPRTISLKSMLGHAMGAASALATIACSLAITHGFIPPTINHVETDPECEIDCVPNESVPADLRIVQNNGLAFGGNNSVVVLGRHDKEAR from the coding sequence ATGAATTCAGCTCTTTCCCGAGCTGACCGCAGGCCGGCGTCCCAACGCGTTGTCATCACCGGGCTCGGGGTTTTCTCCAGCATAGGAACGGGTGTCGCTGAGTTCACCGAGGGACTGCGTGTCGGACGCAGCCGCGTGGCACCCATCACGGCTTTCGACACCACCGGTTTCGAATACGCCAACGGCTGCGAGGTGGCCGCGTTCGAGCCGGAGAAATGGATCCACCACACTCCGGTGGAGACGCTGGGACGGGCCACCCAGTTCTCCGTGGCGGCCGCCCGTATGGCGGTGGAGGACGCCGGGCTCACCGACGCGGATCTGCGCGGGCTGCGCGGCCAGATCTCCATCGGCACCACCGACGGGGAGTCCCGGGACGCCGACACCCTGGTGGCGCAGCGGATCACGGGCGATTCGACGGCGGTGAACCGTGCGCTGGCGCGACGGCTCGGCGTGCAGGGGCTGTCCGCGGCGGTGGCACGGGAGTTCTCCCTCACGGACGTCGAGGCGCTCACCCTGGGCACCGCCTGCTCGGCGGGCAACTACTCGGTGGGCAACGGCTTCGACGCGATCCGGGTCGGCGACGCCGACTTCGCCCTGTGCGGCGGGGCGGACGCCGTCTGCCTGAAGAACTTCGTCTCGTTCTACCGGCTGGGCACGGTCGCCCCCGATGTGTGCCGGCCCTTCGACAAGGACCGGCGGGGCCTGCTGAACAGCGAGGGCGCCGGGGTCGTGATGCTGGAGAGCCTGGAGTCGGCGCTCGCCCGTGACGCCCGGATCTACGCCGAGGTCCTCGGGTACGGGCTGAGCTGCGACGCGCACCATCCGGCCGTCCCCGACCAGTCCAGCGTCGCGCGCTGCATGACCTCGGCGCTGGAGAACGCGGGGGTGGCCCCCCACGAGGTCGATCTCATCTCGGCGCACGGCACCGGCACCAGGGCCAACGACACGACCGAGTCGCGGGCGATCCGCGAGGTCTACGACGATCTGCCGCCCCGCACCATCTCGCTGAAGTCGATGCTGGGCCACGCCATGGGCGCGGCGAGCGCGCTGGCCACCATCGCCTGCTCACTGGCGATCACCCACGGTTTCATCCCGCCGACGATCAACCACGTCGAGACCGACCCGGAGTGCGAGATCGACTGCGTGCCCAACGAGTCGGTCCCGGCCGACCTGCGGATCGTGCAGAACAACGGACTGGCCTTCGGCGGCAACAACTCCGTGGTCGTGCTCGGCCGTCACGACAAGGAGGCACGGTGA